Proteins from one Gossypium raimondii isolate GPD5lz chromosome 8, ASM2569854v1, whole genome shotgun sequence genomic window:
- the LOC128043025 gene encoding uncharacterized protein LOC128043025 — protein sequence MARLKILLSEFDITYVNQKAVKGSTIADFLASRALEDYEPLNFDLRNEDLMFVATTKANTQEGNAWKSNFDRASNAVGNGIGAILVSPHDDYYPFTRKIDFDCTNNMAEYEACIMGIRAAIEHKIKFDDITFCYLPRDENQMADALATLASMIKVNKQDDVKPIQMSIYETPAHCCNIDEEEEKDDHPW from the exons ATGGCCCGATTGAAAATTCTACTGTCTGAATTCGACATAACCTATGTGAATCAAAAGGCCGTAAAAGGAAGCACTATAGCAGATtttctagctagtagagctCTAGAAGATTATGAACCTTTGAACTTTGACTTACGAAATGAGGATCTGATGTTTGTGGCAACTACTAAGGCAAACACACAAGAAGGCAATGCTTGGAAATCAAACTTTGACAGAGCCTCAAATGCTGTGGGTAACGGGATCGGGGCAATCTTAGTATCTCCACACGATGATTATTATCCGTTCACTAGGAAaatagattttgattgcacaaacaACATGGCGGAGTATGAGGCATGTATCATGGGAATCCGTGCGGCAATAGAACACAAAATCAAG TTTGACGACATcaccttctgttatctcccacgagatgagaATCAGATGGCCGATGCTTTGGCTACATTGGCTTCCATGatcaaagtaaataaacaagatGATGTGAAGCCTATCCAAATGAGCATTTATGAGACTCCAGCCCACTGTTGCAACATTGacgaggaagaagaaaaagacgaCCACCCTTGGTAA